CGAGTAATAGCTCCTCTCTTTTACGGTGATCGTTGTATATCCAGTGCAAAGAACTCCCCGTCCCCTCAATTAGGCCCATCTCAGTAAGCGTGTCTCTTCGTAGCTTGCTTGTCCCGAGGATGTCGAAATGGTTGCTCAAAAAATAATCCGTTGGACGCCGCTGTGAATCATTCTTAATTCAAAATAGTGAAACAGCCCGACATACCGTCAGTCAGCCTTTCACCTATGCGGTTTTCGCAGGGGGCAGTGAAGGCGATCGCGGATTTCAAGGGGGTTCATTATCGCCCTTCGCGGGGTAAGCTCAGGCCGACTCAAGAAGTTGATGGACTCATGGAGGTCTTGCTTGAGCGTTACCAGATCGAGGGTGTGAAGCCGGAACAGGCCATTATGGAAAGATGGCGCGATGTGGTAGGTCCTCAATTTGCCCATCGCTGCTCTCCAGTCCGCCTTACCTCAGACGGGGTCCTCTTCATTGCTACTGCGAATGCAAGTATGCGTAGCGAGCTACAGTTTCAAAAAAGGGTCATTCTCAGCCGCATACAGAAAATCCCCGAATGCAGCGACGTGAGAGAGATTCGACTGGGCTCGGGGTAGATTGATTGCACGGACTTATCTCTGAGGCTCAGAGCTTCGATTTAATGGCTTCAACCAATTTTTCTGGGCTCAATGCCACGTCTAGGACCTGGGTGTTGGGCTCATCTTGAGGGATTTCCAGGGTAGCAAGCTGGCTGTCGAGGAGCTTGGGATTCATGAACTCATGATTGCGTCCGGCAAGGCGGGCTGCGAGCAGCTCGCGCGAGCCGGTGAGACAAACGAAGTGAAGCGGGCGTGTCTGTCCGTCCCGGAGCCAGTCGCGATAGCTTTTACGCAGTGCAGAGCATGAGAGAACAACGGGCTCTTCCGGCTTCCCTGAGGGCTTGGTTTAGCAAGGCCATCCAGGGCTTACGATCGTTGTCTTGAAGGGCCTGGCCACTGGCCATCTTCTGCCTGTTGGATTCGGGATGAAAATCGTCTCCCTCGATAAATCGAGCACCGAGCTGCTGCGCGAGCAGTATGCCGACGGTGGATTTACCACAGCCGCACGGTCCCATGATGCAGAAATTAGGAGTCATGCACATAAGAATGAATGAGTTCGACGGTGCGCTGCAAGGCTCCTCGATTTGAGCGATGCCAAGAGGCCGCGCGTTCTCTTACAGATGCACGCTCGTCGGCTTGGCTCAGGAAAAAATCTAGTTCGGAAAAAATCCCCGCTTCATCCGAGCCGACACGGGCAATGCGTGCATGGATGATGCTTTGAGTAATGGCGCGAAAATTGGTCATGTTTGGTCCCGTGACTATAGGGAGGCCAGCAATGGCTGCCTCGACTGGAGTTTGGCCTCCTTGGTGTTGAGGCATGCTTTTTCCGATGAATGCGATGTCCGCAATCTGAGTAAGTGTCTTGAGCTCACCCGTAGTGTCAGCGACGTAAATCCATGAGTCGTGTGCTTCTTCAGTCTTTTGTTGAGCGTGGCGAAAGCGCGCGGTTACTCCGAGCGATTGGAGGTCCTGTCTGATTTCGTTTCTTCGCTCAGTATGCCGGGGTACTATGAGGAGCTTGAGTGATTTTTCTCCGGCATTACGCCGATGCATGACATATCGTGCGAGCATGGCCTCTTCTCCAGGCCAAGTCGATGAGCCCATTATGACCAGGTCTTCGGGGTCGAAGCCGCATGCTCTACGCTCTGCTGCAATTTCCGCCGCTGTGAGACGAGGCTGGATGTCGGTATCGAGTTTTAGATTTCCGGTGATTTGAATTCTTGAGGAATCTACTCCTAGATCTGCGATGCGTTTGGCGTCGATTTCAGAAGATGCGGAGATATGGGTGAGCTTGCTAAAATTCCAAGCGGCAAAGAAGGCTGCGCGCTGATAGCGTTTGAAGGAACGGTCAGAAATACGGGCATTGATTAAAAGCGCTGGGATTTGGCGTTGCTTGGCCTGCTGGAGGTGTTCGGGCCACAGCTCACTTTCGGTCAAAACAACGATGTCGGGGTCGATGCGCCTCCATGCCCGCGAAGTAATGGGCCAGAAATCTAGAGGGAAATAGCCCCGAAAAAGGGTAAGCTCCTGATAGCTATTAGAGAGGATAACGTAACCGGTACTGGTCGTGGTGGTCACCACGATTTCAAACCGATTTGTGTCGTGAAGAGCTTTGAGTAGCGGGCCGATCGCGAGGAGCTCACCCACACTCACTGCTTGTATCCACAGGCGGGTGCGGTTTTTGGATTTTTTAGGTAGGTGCGGGTAGAGGCCAAGTCGATGGTGCAGATCTCTTCCATATCCGCCACGCCGCAACATCCGATAGACTGCGAACGGCGCAAATAAGATGAATAGTGGGAGATAAAGAATGCGATAGAGCCCAAGCACGTCTTAAAATCATTTGAATTCCAGAGGGTGGGGATCATGGTTGCTGTCATGCTTTTAGATCAAGACCGCTTTATTCGCTCTTTCCTCGTTTCTTTGATGCTGTTGCCGGGGATCATCTTGGCAGATTTTGTTACTGACTCTGATCTTTCTCCAGATCCCTCCGTTACCTTTGGTACCTTGCCGAATGGAATGACCTATGCGCTGATGCCTAACGCTGAGCCAAAGGAACGCGTGAGTCTGAGGATCTTTGTTGAAGCCGGATCGATTCAAGAGAAAGACCATCAGCGTGGGATCGCCCATTATCTGGAGCACATGTTATTTAATGGCACGACGCATTTTCCTGCCGGTGAGATGGTCGAATTTTTCCAGCGCATGGGTATGGGTTTTGGATCACACACCAACGCATATACCTCTTTTGACCAGACAGTCTATATGCTGGAGTTGCCCGATTTTCAGGACGAATTTGTGGAGCCCGCCCTGCAATTGTTCCGCGATGTGGGTGATGGCATCTTGTTTGAACCTGAGGAATTAGAAAAAGAACGGGGAGTTATCCTGTCTGAGAAACAAGTGCGGGACACTCCGCAGTTTCGGATGTTTGAGAAGGAATATGAGTTCCTTATGTATGGCACTTTGGCCGCCGAGCGCATGGTGATCGGAACTGAGGAGGCGATCCGCGGTGTGACGCAGGAAGACTTTTTTGAATACTATCAGGCCTATTATCGCCCAGAGAACATGGCGCTCATTTTCGTGGGCGACTTTGAAGTCGAGCCTATGGTCGAAGCGATTGAGGCGGCGTTTGAGGGTTTCAAGAAAGATCCACCGGCAGTCGTAGCGCCCGACCTTGGGACCTTGCCCGCTGATGCGCCTCAATTTGGATTTTTTGCCGAGCCAGAAGCGCCGTATGCGGTTGTGGGCATTAATCTCGTGGAGCCTTACAGCGGTCTTCCTGATAGCAGGGCTCAGCGAATAGAAGACCTGAAGCTGGATCTCGCTTATTCGATGATCAACCGACGTTTCGAGAAACGGGCTAAGGACGCGGATGCTTCATTTTTGAATGCGAGCGTGTCTCAGAGCGGTTACTTCAAATTTGCCGAGGTGCACGGGTTTGGTTTTACCTGCCAACCCGACACCTGGGAAGCCTCGTTGGCTGAAGGAGAGCAGATGATTCGGCAGGTCCTGGCATATGGGTTCACTCAAGCGGAGCTCGATGAAATCCGCGCTCGACGCATCAATGCCCTCGAAGAATCTGTCGTGCGCAAGACTACGCGAAACTCAAGAAGCCTCTCTTACGGCATCATTGGGGCCTACAGCGATGACACGGTATATATGTCACCGGAGGGAGAATTGGAGCTCTTCAAACCTGCCTACGAAGCCGTAACTGTAGAGG
The Opitutales bacterium DNA segment above includes these coding regions:
- a CDS encoding DUF721 domain-containing protein, with translation MRFSQGAVKAIADFKGVHYRPSRGKLRPTQEVDGLMEVLLERYQIEGVKPEQAIMERWRDVVGPQFAHRCSPVRLTSDGVLFIATANASMRSELQFQKRVILSRIQKIPECSDVREIRLGSG
- a CDS encoding 3-deoxy-D-manno-octulosonic acid transferase; this encodes MLGLYRILYLPLFILFAPFAVYRMLRRGGYGRDLHHRLGLYPHLPKKSKNRTRLWIQAVSVGELLAIGPLLKALHDTNRFEIVVTTTTSTGYVILSNSYQELTLFRGYFPLDFWPITSRAWRRIDPDIVVLTESELWPEHLQQAKQRQIPALLINARISDRSFKRYQRAAFFAAWNFSKLTHISASSEIDAKRIADLGVDSSRIQITGNLKLDTDIQPRLTAAEIAAERRACGFDPEDLVIMGSSTWPGEEAMLARYVMHRRNAGEKSLKLLIVPRHTERRNEIRQDLQSLGVTARFRHAQQKTEEAHDSWIYVADTTGELKTLTQIADIAFIGKSMPQHQGGQTPVEAAIAGLPIVTGPNMTNFRAITQSIIHARIARVGSDEAGIFSELDFFLSQADERASVRERAASWHRSNRGALQRTVELIHSYVHDS